The window TTGGTAGTTGAAGCCGCAACTGAAAATGAAGAATTGAAACTGAAAATATTTAAGGAAATTGATGAGGAAGCAAAAGCTGATGCAATTCTTGCAACGAATACATCTTCTATTTCAATTACAAAAATTGCCGCTGTTACAAAAAGACCTGGAAAAGTGATTGGAATGCACTTTATGAATCCGGTTCCGATTATGAAACTCGTGGAAATTATCAGAGGTTATAAAACATCGGATGAAGTAACAAATATAATTATGGAAACTTCTAAATCTCTCGGTAAAGTTCCCGTTGAGGTAAATGATGTTCCCGGTTTTGTTGCTAACCGTATTTTAATGCCTATGATAAATGAGGCAATTATTACTCTAAACAGAGGAGTTACAGGTGTTGAAGGAATTGATACGGTAATGAAATTAGGATTAGCTCATCCGATGGGCCCGCTTCAATTGGCTGATTTTATCGGTTTAGATGTTTGTTTGGCAATTATGGATGTTCTTTATGAAGGTCTCGGTGAAGCAAAATATGCAGCTTGTCCTTTATTAAAAACAATGGTTGATGCCGGTAACCTCGGAGTAAAATCAGGCGAAGGTTTCTATTCGTGGGGACACGGAACAAGAGACCTTATTGTTGCCGACAGGTTTAAAAAATAATAAATCCGTAAGTCAGCCGGTAGATTTTATAATAAAATAATAAGCTGTTTAATTTCAACTTATGTTATTATTTTGTTGTTTACATATTGGCTGTTATCAGATATTAGTTGAAAACAGGCGAATTTTAAGTTAATCATAAAATATTGGTGTGAAATATTAAATTTGAAAACTTATAACCTTATATGAAATGAATGACACAACTCCTGAAATGAAACAATATCAGTATAATTTGATAATGAATAAAACGCCTGCAGAACGTTTTATTATGGGACTTGAAATGTCAGATACAGGCAGAGAATTGATGATTGCAGGAATTAAAGCACAAAACCCGAATATAAAAAATGAACAAATAATTCCTGAAATATTGAAGCGTCAACTATTGTATGATAAATCATTATCTTGGCTTAAATATGTTGTGCCGAAATTGAATAAATAATTGATTATATTAACTTTCATTAACCTGTTGTTTGTATCTTTGTATATAATAAACAGGTTTTTTTATGCATGCCTTGATTGACATAAATAATTTTTACGCTTCTTGCGAAAGGGTTTTTAATCCTAAGTTAAGAAATAAACCTGTTGTTGTTTTATCAAATAACGACGGTTGTATTATTGCACGTTCAAATGAAGCAAAAGCACTCGGTATAAAAATGGGAGCTGCATATTTTGAACACGAAAAGTTTTTAAAAGAGAACGGTGTTGCCGTTTATTCGTCCAATTATCCGCTTTATGCTGATATGTCCGACAGAATGGTGAAAATATTGAGCGAAATTACAGATGATATAACCATTTATTCCATTGATGAGGTTTTTGCTGACTTGTCATCGCATCATCCTTCAGATTTGGAAGATATTGCCTGTGAAATAAAGGATAAGCTGTTGAAATACACAGGATTACCTGTTTCGGTGGGTGTGGCTCCTACTAAAACTCTGGCAAAAGTTGCTAATTATTATGCAAAAAGATATAAAAAGTTTTCAAATGTTTTAGTGTTTAAAGATGATGAAACAATTAAAGAAGCATTATCATTAATTGATGTGGGTGAAGTTTGGGGTATAGGCAGGCAATTTAAAAAATTCCTGAAAGGAAACGGTATAAAATCTGCTTTAGATTTACGAAAAGCAAATGAAACTTTTATCAGAAAACACATGACTGTTACCGGTTTAAGAACAGTAAAAGAACTTAAAGGATACTCTTGTATATCGGTTGACAGTATTAAAGAAGACAGAAAGAATATAACCCATTCAAGAACATTTAAAACCGCAATAACAAATATTACGGAGTTAAAAAAAGCGACAGCAACTTTTACGGTACGTGTCAGCGAAAAATTGAGATTTCAGAGATCAGCGGCAAACATCATTGGTGTTTTTATTGAAACAAGCCGATTTAATAATAAAAAATACAAGTATAAAAATTCAAAAGTAATTAATCTTCCTGTTCCTTCCGATAATACTTTTGAACTGATAAAATATGCCTTAAAAGCATTGGAAACAATTTATGTTAACGGGTTTCAATATAAAAAAGCCGGTGTGATGTTGTTCGGATTACAGGATTCGGCAAATATGCAATATTCAATTTTTGATACTTATGACAGGCCTAAATATAAGAATGCTTTAACAGTACTGGATAAAATCAACATAAAAATGGGCAGAGATACCGTAAGATATGCAATACAAGGACAGAATACCAAAATATCGGTTCAAGAAAGGCTTTCACCCCGATACACAACTTCGTGGAATCAAATAATAGATGTGAAGACAGAACAGTAGTTATCTTGTCTCATAAGAGACTAAATATCGGTAAAAGAACTTATAAAAACAAGTCAACTTTACTTTTATCCTCACATTTTTCATATATTTCTTTAATTTTTTGTTTTAAAACCGGATGAAAAAAATCCGGAGCAATTTGCATCATGGGTTCTAACACAAAATTTCTTAAATGTAACTTAGGATGCGGAATAATTAAATCTTTTGTTTCAATTATTTCAGTATCACAAAATAAAATATCAATATCAATGGTTCTTGAAGAATATTGAGCTTCATTTTTATCATTATAAACAGTTTTAGTTTCTCTTCCCAGTTTCTTTTCAATATTTTGTGTAATTAAAAACACATCATATACAGGAAGTTCAGTTTCGACAATAATTACTGCATTTAAATATTTTTTATCTGTATAAGACCAAGATTCAGTTTCAAAAATATCTGATTCATGTGTAATTGACCCTATTCTGTTTTTTATTTCCTTAACGGCCTTTTTTATGTAGAATAGTCTGTTTCCTTTATTACTGCCGAGAGACAGAAACACTTTATGCATTTTTTATTGTGTATTTTTCTATAAAGATAAACTTTTATGAAAAATTTATAAAATTTTTGCATAAATAAAAAAAAATATAATAATTTTGCACACCTTGAATAATGACCGATGGTGTAACGGTAGCACATCTGGTTTTGGTCCAGACAGCCAAGGTTCGAATCCTTGTCGGTCAGCAAAAAATCTCGAAAATTTGTTTCGGGATTTTTTTTATATTTATTTTTTTCATAAATTAGCATTCAATTAGAGAATTAAAAACAATAAAAATATGAAAATGAAGACACATTTTAAATTTATTAAATTCGGAATCGTGCTAAGTATGTTAATTTATTTTTCTGCATGCGAGAACGATAACGGAAATAACGGAAACGAGACTGATTCTTTAAGTGGAAATGTCATTGAAATTAATGAAGACAATTTAATTACTTATTTGATTCCTTCACCGAAAGATATGTTTGCTTTTACCAAAGACGGTAATTTGGAATATTCTGATATAGTTTTAAATAAAAAGGAAAATGCAGATAAATTTCTTGATACCAAATCAAAAGAAGTGGGGTTTGGAGTATATTCTGCTGATTTGGCATATGCTGCCGCCTTTAATCAAACAAGTACTGCCGGGGAATATTTAAAGATTGTTGAAAGTTTAAGTGATAAAATCGGATTAGGTTCAGTATTTACCGAAAAACTTATCGGACGATTTAAAGAGGTTGGAAGTAAAGATTCTTTGTTAAAAGTTACTAATGATACATATTATGATATTGTTAAGTATTTAGAAGAATCCGGTCGTAATACTTCATTATCTTTGATCTCTGTGGGCGGTTGGGTTGAAAGTTTATATATCGTTACTGTATTACAAGGTAAATTCGAAGAAGATAATAACATTATACAATTGATTGCAGATCAAAAAAATATTTTTGAAAATTTGATCTTATCACTTGAGCAAAAAAAAAGTGATCCGAATATCAGTGAAATATTAAATGATCTTAAACCTATTAAAAAAGTTTATGATGAATTGGAAGTAATAAAAATTGAAAATCCTACTGATTATAATCCTACGGGCAGTCAGATAATGGTTGGCGGCACTACAAAAATTGTTATTACGGAAGAGCAATTTATAAAATTAAAAAAATCTATCGCTGAAGTCAGAAATAATTTGGCAGGCTCAAGCGTTTAATAAAAAATTGAAAATTTAAAACAGAAGAATTATGAAATCAAAATTTATACATATTATAGTAATCCTGCTTTTATTACCTTTATTTTCAGATGCTCAAGCTAAATGTTCTGATTTTTTTAAATACAGAAGGCCTGAAGCTCCATATGAATATAATGACCAATCAAGCAGCGCGGTATGTGTTACCGGACAAACATATGAGTTTATTTTACCTTTAACAAAAGGAAAAGATTACAGATTAAAGTTCTATGCTGCTGCTGTTTTTAACAACAGAATCAATTTCAAAATAATTGATCAGAGTAATCATGAAACAGTTCTTGATCTTCCCGGTGAGAGTGGTTCAAGAGAAGAAGGTTCATGTGTTTTAGCAGATTTTTGGAACGATGATACCGGAAAAGCCAAACATCCGTATTTTGATTTCTATCCGGTTACTTCAACTACTTTAAAAATTATTATTGAAGTATTACCTACTCCCCAAGGAGAAAGTTCTGATCCTAATGTTAAAAAACAAATTAAAATGAACAGAGGTTGTGTAACAGTTGTTGTTTTAGATAAAAAGGCAGATAATACTTCTTTCTGATAAAATTTAATAAACTATTTTCAAAAAAGGCTGTAATTTTTGCAGCCTTTTTTATTTCTTTGTATGTATGAAGATAATTTATTCAATAGCTGTCAAGTTGTATTCCGTTATAGTTGCATTGGTTTCTTTATTCAATAAAAAAGCTTCTTACAGGTATAAAGGAGTTAAAGAAACTTTTAAGAAAATAAAAAACTTTTCGTCATCTGAAACGATATGGATACATTGTGCATCTCTTGGTGAATTTGAACAGGGCAGAAGTTTAATTGAAGAAATAAAAAAAAAATACCCGAATTATAAAATAGCATTAAGTTTTTTTTCACCTTCCGGATATGAAATCATAAAAAATTATGAGCATGCTGACCTTATTTTTTACTTACCTTCTGATTCTCGAAAAAATGCAAAAAAGTTAATTTCATTATTAAAACCCAAGATTGTATTTTTTGTTAAGTATGAATTTTGGTATTGGTACATTAATGAAACTAATAAGAATAATATTCCGATTTATTTAATTTCCGGAATTTTTAGAAAAAACCAGATTTTTTTTAAATTTTACGGAAAATTTTTCAGAAAAATTTTAAAGAAATTCACTCATATTTTTGTACAAAACAAAGAATCAGAAATACTTGCAAAACAAATCAATATTCCTAATGTTTCAGTAACCGGAGATACACGGTTTGACCGAGTATTTGAGATTTCACAAAACAGAAAAAAATTTGAAATAATTGATGCATTTACAGAGAATAAATTGACATTTATTGCCGGCAGTACATGGAAACCTGATGAAGATATTCTTTTTGAATTTATTAATAAATCTGATCAAAAATTAAAATATATTATTGCTCCCCATGAGGTAAAAAAAGATAATATTGCCGGAATTTTAAAGCTTTCAAAAAAGAATGTAATTAAATATTCAGAAGCAACTGTTAATTCTGTTAAAAATGCAGATGTGATGATTATTGATAACATAGGTATGCTTTCTTCTTTATATTCTTATGCCGATATTGCATATATCGGAGGCGGATTTGGTGCAGGCATACATAATACACTTGAAGCTGCTGTGTTTGGTGTCCCGATTATTTTCGGGCCGAAGTATCAAAAATTTGATGAGGCGAGAGAGTTGATTAAGAGAAAAGCCGGCTTTTCAATATTTGGGAAAGATGATTTTTTTCAAATTGCCGAAAAACTTATTAATGATCTCAAATTTTGTGAACTCTCCGGGAAAAATTCAAAAGTTTATGTACATGAAAATGTTGGTGCTGTTGATCGGATATTAGATTTAATTAATTTTTAGAACTTACCCAGTTGTTAAATTGTAAAAACGTGCCGCTTATTAAACGGCACGTTATCAAACTTTTTTAATTTAGAGATGTAGGACCTTCAATATATTCAAATGTTCCCACATCCGTACATTTAAATCGCATTTTGTAAAAATAATCTCCCGGTTCATAAGTCGCATAATACACTTCGTAATATACTTGGACTCCGTTTGAAACAGGTTCGGCATCCGGAAATCTTAACTCCAAGAAAATACCTATACCTTCTTTTAATCTGCCTGTAAGTTCAGTTTTTATCTCATCATCACTCATGCCTTCTAATAAGCCAAGCGGATCATTATCTTGACGTTTATATATTCGCATATCGAAATTGTCGTAATAAGAACTTGCTCCGTAATAGTATTCAGTGTTTAAATAAGTCTGATCTAAATATCCGTTGTATATAGTATGATTTGCTATATATTCAACCAAAATTGCATAATCATTTTTAACCATGCTGTAATGAACCGTAGGGTCAAAAACCCATTCTGTTCCGTTTTGAATGAATTGATCTGTTTTTTGAATTTTATTAACCCAATTTTCATTGTTAAAGTAATACCCGTCCATTCTTATGTGTGTACCGGATGAGTAATATTTATAAATAATAAAATAAACATCTTCTTCATTTGCATAAGCGAATTTGTTCGATAAAAATATCGGTAAATAATGTTCCGGAGGATCTGAATCGGAGAAATTATGATAATTACCCGGTGAACCCATGGATTCATAATCTGCATCTGTTAATATATAAAAATTGTCAGGTGTTTGCCAACTTCCGTCAATATAGGTATATACCAAACCGGTATCTGTTAAAGTTGTATCATTTTCCCAATAGTCACAAGTAACATAATAAACATAACCGGTTGTAGTATCTATACTTGCCAAATAAGCAGGCAGATATGATCCCGGAAGTTCGTTATAAGTAAAAGCTGAACTGTCGGCAACAACTCCGCCTATAGCTGTATAATCCTCTTCACTAAGAGTAAATGCTGCTATACTGTCAAATTCATTAACACTGTAATTGTATTTAACTTGTACTATTGACGTACTGTCAGGAGCAATATATTCCTCATCCAAGAATGCTCCTGCGTATAAATTTGCCGGGGCTTGTAATGAAAAACATAAATTTTCAGCAATTGATTCTGCGTTTGCAATTTCTTCATCAGTTACTGCATCATCAAGAGCCAATTCCGAAATTGTTTCATAGTTATCATTTGTCAGTGTAATTCCAAATTCAGTGTGATAGTCATCTGCATTGTCTTTGATATTTTCATAAATATCTTTATTCGGATTACATGCTGAAAATAATAATCCGAATATGATTGTATATAATATATATTTTTTCATTTTGTTAATTTTTAAAAATTAAAATCTGATTTTTAATGCTAATGACCAAGTTCGGCCGAAGCCGAAAAACACAGGTGAATTTGATTCGTTTCCGTATTTCACAACACCATCATACAATGTATTATCACTTGCATCGGCAATATACTCAGTATTAAGCACATTATTAATTTTTCCGTAAAGTGATGTTTTTAATTTTCCAATTTTAAAATCGTATTTAATATTCACATCAAACAAATGATAGTCGGGGAGTTCCCAGGCATCAATACCGCTGAGTTCCGGTTTGGTCCTGCCTTCAATATCAAATTGACCGAAAAGTCTGTTATAATAGTTATAATCTGCACCTATTTTTAATTTCGGTAAGACTTCATAATTGATACCGATTGCTCCTGTTGTTTGTGCGGCATCACTCACATGTATATCTTTTGAATATATATATAAAGAGTCAACAAATTCTTGATTTTCGTCAAACAATGCAGCATCTACATCACTTTCCCATCGCCAATCTCCCGTTGAGAACATAAGCCTTATATCAAGTTTTTTGGTTGGGAATATTCTTAATTCAGCCTCTATACCTTGATGTACAGCATTTAAACCTGTAATATTTGCAGTTTCTTGTCCAACAGATCTTGTTATGGTTTTATCCATCCAAGACGTTCTGTATAGTGTTAAATCTCCGCTTATTAAAGAGGTTCTGTATCCGTATCCTAACTCTGTTGATAATACTTTCTGAGGTTTAGCATCTGAATTTATATTATTTGAATAATTCAAAAATACGGCATTTGCAAAAGGAGCTCTTGTAAAATATCCGCCGTTCAGAAATACATTATGTTCCTTATTTATATTATAATTAACACCACCTTTAACACTGTAGCCCAAAAAATTGACTTTATCAGAAACTTGATATATATGATCAATATCAAAAGAGTTTTTGTTTGCCAGATATAAATCACGTTCTTGTGTCTCACTTAATTCTTCAACTCCTAAGTTATTAATTTCATCAGCAACTAATTGATCCCATAATTGAATATAAGAAGAGTCTGCATCTGAATATTTAATGCTTTTAATATCTTCAATTTCTTGTTTAGTATAATCATCGTAATATTTAAAATAATCTGTCCTTTTGTATGTAGTATTTGATACAGCAGCTGAAATAAATGCTGAAAAGTTATTAACACTGTATTCTGCTTGCAGGAATATGCCTGCCCACATTACATCCGTTAAATTATAATACGATATTTTATCACCCTTATATAAAGTTGTACCTGGATCACGGTTTACATTTAGATTATCTAAAAAATATTCGCCTCCCAAGAGATCATCAATTTCTGTATAGTGATATCCTCTGTAATATCTTCCGTCAAGTCCGGCAGTAATACTTAAATTTTCAATTTCTTTATTTAATGTAGATAAAAAGCCGTACCAATCATGTGAGTTTGTTGACATTGATATTACAGCTTCAGAACCGGTTAAAGAATTGCTGTTAATATCGGCAACCGCATCGTAATCTAAATAACCTTCCGGTGTTAATTTAGTGCTGTCTTTCGGTGTACCGTTAGGATAATTAAATTGTAAATAATCAGCATTATTCCCGGAAGCTCGTCTTCCGCCTCCTTTTGCCAATGATGCATAAATTGCTGTTGACAGAAAAGTTTTACTGTTAAAATTTACAGTATGATTTAACGATATTTGAGGTTTGTGATATTTATTATAAGCATGATCTCCGCCATAAATTTTACCGTTTCTGTATCCGTAATTTGTATTAAATTTAAATCCTTCAGGATGGTTTAAATATTTTTCAACTAAATGTGAAGAATTTCTTTGGTTGTGCCATTGGGGTGCTCCGAATGCAGTTAACGAGATTTGTTGTTTTGCTGAAAGACGTTTTGAAACATTCATAAAGTATGACCATCCTTCAAAATCGGTCCCCAAAATATAACCGTCTCCTACAGTTCTGCTTCCGCTTACTGTAACTGCCCATCCGTTATCAGTTAAACCGGTTGATAAAGTCAGTCCTGTTTTATTATATCCGTTATTCCCTATAGCATAATATACTGAACCGCCTTGTTTAACATCAGTTGTATTTGTTATTATGTTTAATGTACCGCCTATAGATGAGATAGCAAGTTTTGAAGCACCGAGACCTCTTTGAATTTGCATTACTCTGGTAACATCAGAAAGTCCTGCCCAATTTGACCAATATACTTTCCCGTTTTCCATATCGTTAACAGGAACACCGTTTATTAAAACACCTATATTATTAGAATCAAAACCTCTTAAATTAAACCTTCCGTCTCCGTATCCTCCGCCTCTCTTAGTGGCGTAAACACTCGGTGTTGATTTCAATATTTCAGGAAACTCTTGTGTCCCAAGCTTTTCGATAATCATTTCCGGATCAATATTTGAAATAGCAACCGGTGTTTTTCTGTCTTTTGCAAAGGAAGCAACAATAAATATTTCTGTTATACCTATAGCATCAGGTTCGAGTTCAAGCTTTCCGAGATCTTTTGTCTCACCTGCTTTTAGATCTAAATCAGATAAATAATCTAAAAATCCTACATAAGTAATCCTTAAATCAGATTTTCCTTGTTCAACTTTTAAGCTGAATGATCCGTTTAACAATGTAACAGTTCCGGTAGTTGTACCTTCAATCATAACAGTTGCACCGGGGAGCGGTTCTCCTGTTGATTTATCATAAACCGTTCCGGTAACAGACTGACTGTATGATTTAAGACTAATTCCGAAAAGAATTAACATTATTAATAATGTAATTTTTTTTTCTCTCATAAAAACAAATATTAATTATTAAAAAATAAAAAGGACTTCAAATTTACAAATTTTAATTATGTAATCCTATATTGTTAAAAATTTAATAATAAGTTAATGCTGTTTTTTTTCTTTTCTGTATAATAAATATCTATATTGCATAGCTAAATTAATTATCACACTAAAAATTATTTAATTATGAGAAATTTAAACAAAATTTTTTTATTATTAATTTTTGTTGCGTTTACGGCATTTGCCTTTGGGCAAACAAGTATTACCGGAACAGTAACAAATAAAGATGACGGTTCGACACTTCCGGGAGTAACAGTTGTGGTAAAGGGAACAACTGTCGGAACTGTAACAGACATGAATGGTAAATACTCTATTGAAGCTCCGGCAGGTGCTCAATTTTTAGTATTTTCTTATATTGGTTTTGAAACTCAAGAAATTCAAATTGTAAGCGGAACAATCAATGTTTCAATGGTTGTTCATAGTTCTGAACTGTCTGAAATTGTAATTATAGGTGTAGCTGATATTGCAAAGGACAGACGAACACCTGTTTCGGTATCTACTATGATGGCTTCTGATATTGAAAATGTAATCGGAACAAAAGAATTACCGGAAGTACTGAACTTCACTCCTTCTGTTTATGCAACTAAATCAGGTGGTGCTTTTGGTGATTCAAGAATCAATATTCGCGGTTTTGATCAGAGAAATACGGCTGTTATGATTAATGGTATGCCTGTTAATGATATGGAGAACGGTTGGGTATATTGGTCAAACTGGGCAGGTTTGTCTGATGTTACTACAGCTATGCAAGTCCAAAGAGGATTAGGATCTTCTAAACTTGCAATATCTTCTGTCGGAGGAACTATCAATATAATAACCAAAGCAACAGAAAATGAGCAAGGTGGATCAGTTACTGCTTTATACGGACATGATAATTATTTAAAAACCGTTGCTTCTTATTCTACAGGAAAATTTGAAAACGGTTTTGCTGCTTCTCTTTTATTTGGAAGAACAGCCGGTAACGGATATGTTCAAGGTACATCATTTGAAGGATATAATTACTATTTAGCCTTAGGTTATGATAAAGGCGGTCATAATTTACAACTTACAGTAACCGGTGCTCCTCAAATTCACAACCAAAGAACAACCAGTTTTTATAACATGGCAACTCTTGAAAACTATGAAGAATATGGTCACACGTATAACTACAATCACGGAGAATTAGACGGAGAAGAGTTTAACTGGAGAAAAAACTTTTACCACAAACCGATTGCTTCTTTAAATTGGGATTGGAAATTCAATAAAAAAAGTAAGCTTGCAACTGTTTTATATGCATCTGTCGGTAGAGGCGGAGGAACCGGTGATATTGGTGTTGGTGATGGTTATGGTTTTGCAAGCAGCAGCAGATACAGAAATCCTACAACCGGAGAGGTTGATTGGGATAGAATTGTAAGCTTAAACAGCGGAGAAGCTGTCACATTTTACGATGATAATACCTATCAAATCACTCCTACGGACGGGAAAAACATTATTTCCAATTGGGGAGACGGTCTTGTAAGAAGAGCTTCTATGAACTCTCATAACTGGTTTGGTATGATATCTAACTTCAACCATAAATTAACTGATAATCTGACTTTTGATGTCGGTATTGATTTAAGATCTTACAAAGGGATTCATTACAGAAGATTGGATAACTTATTAGGTGCAGACGGTTATATAGATAATGATGATATCAATAATCCTGATCGAATTTTGACAAATACTTATTCTTCTGATTTGGGTTCATTATGGAATGTATTCAAGAGTGTTGAAGATGAAGAAAAAATAGACTATTATAATGACGGATTAGTAAATTGGATGGGTGCTTTTACTCAATTAGAATACAGTAACGGTACAATATCTGCATTTATACAAGGTGCAGTATCAAGACAAGGGTATAAAAGAATTGATTATTTTAACTACGAACCGGCAGAACAAGAATCTGATTGGGAAAATATTTTAGGCGGAAATATTAAAGGTGGTGCTAATTATAATATTAATGAGTTCCACAATATATTTGTGAATGCCGGTTATTATTCAAAGCAACCATTATTTGACGGTGTATGGATCAACTATGTAAATGATTTAAATGAAGATTACAGAAATGAAAAAATATTAGGTTTTGAAGCAGGATATGGTTTAAGAACAAAATATTTAAGAGCGAACTTAAATCTTTACAGAACATCTTGGAAAGACAGATTTATTACTATTGAGAAATCTTTTGATGTCAATAACACACCTGGTGACGATAGTGATGATGTAGAAGGCATAGGTAATTTATCAGGTGTTGAACAAGTTCATATCGGAGTAGAATTTGATGCTGAATATAGATTATCTACCATGCTTAGAGTTAATGCCATGCTTTCAGTCGGGAATTGGGAATATGCAGGTGATGTTACAGGATCATTTTTTGATGATAACCAAGTTTTACTTGGAGAAGGGACTCTTTATTTAGATGGTGTTAAAGTTGGAGATGCTGCTCAAATGACAGGTGCTTTAGGTGTAATTGTTACTCCTGTAAAAGGTTTATCAATAAATGTAAACGGAAGACATGCTAATATTCTTTATGCTAATATTAGTGCTGAAGATTTTGATGATCCTGATCATAAAGGTTCTTTAGAATTACCTTCGTTCACATTAATGGATGCAGGAATAAGATATAAATTTACTTTCGGTAAAGACCTTGCTTTAAGTCTTATGTTTAATATGAATAATGTATTAGATACTGAATATATTTCTGAATCAATAACAAATTATCATGAAGAAGACGATGTAGATAATTATGCAGAAATTAATCAAGAGAACAAAGCTTTCTTTGGTTGGGGCAGAACTTGGAATGTCGGTCTTAAATTTGATTTCTAAGAATAAGACAATTAAGAATTTAAAAGCTGCCAATCGGCAGCTTTTTTTATTTTAATTACTTTCAAAAAGCAAATCAAGATATGAATCTATTTTATGAATTAAATAAAAAGGAAGATTCAATAAATAAAATGTTTTTCCGGAGATAGTTTTTTCTTGTTGAATATTCAATATTCCGTCATAAATTCTTACAGCAAAAGGATGTTC is drawn from Bacteroidales bacterium and contains these coding sequences:
- a CDS encoding 3-hydroxybutyryl-CoA dehydrogenase; protein product: MKKIAVIGAGTMGNGIAHVFAQSGYEVSLIDISESALEKAMSTIKKNLDRLLQKERITEDDKNNTVNRIEIFTSIKKGVKDADLVVEAATENEELKLKIFKEIDEEAKADAILATNTSSISITKIAAVTKRPGKVIGMHFMNPVPIMKLVEIIRGYKTSDEVTNIIMETSKSLGKVPVEVNDVPGFVANRILMPMINEAIITLNRGVTGVEGIDTVMKLGLAHPMGPLQLADFIGLDVCLAIMDVLYEGLGEAKYAACPLLKTMVDAGNLGVKSGEGFYSWGHGTRDLIVADRFKK
- a CDS encoding Y-family DNA polymerase; amino-acid sequence: MHALIDINNFYASCERVFNPKLRNKPVVVLSNNDGCIIARSNEAKALGIKMGAAYFEHEKFLKENGVAVYSSNYPLYADMSDRMVKILSEITDDITIYSIDEVFADLSSHHPSDLEDIACEIKDKLLKYTGLPVSVGVAPTKTLAKVANYYAKRYKKFSNVLVFKDDETIKEALSLIDVGEVWGIGRQFKKFLKGNGIKSALDLRKANETFIRKHMTVTGLRTVKELKGYSCISVDSIKEDRKNITHSRTFKTAITNITELKKATATFTVRVSEKLRFQRSAANIIGVFIETSRFNNKKYKYKNSKVINLPVPSDNTFELIKYALKALETIYVNGFQYKKAGVMLFGLQDSANMQYSIFDTYDRPKYKNALTVLDKINIKMGRDTVRYAIQGQNTKISVQERLSPRYTTSWNQIIDVKTEQ
- the folK gene encoding 2-amino-4-hydroxy-6-hydroxymethyldihydropteridine diphosphokinase, producing the protein MHKVFLSLGSNKGNRLFYIKKAVKEIKNRIGSITHESDIFETESWSYTDKKYLNAVIIVETELPVYDVFLITQNIEKKLGRETKTVYNDKNEAQYSSRTIDIDILFCDTEIIETKDLIIPHPKLHLRNFVLEPMMQIAPDFFHPVLKQKIKEIYEKCEDKSKVDLFL
- a CDS encoding 3-deoxy-D-manno-octulosonic acid transferase, whose translation is MYSIAVKLYSVIVALVSLFNKKASYRYKGVKETFKKIKNFSSSETIWIHCASLGEFEQGRSLIEEIKKKYPNYKIALSFFSPSGYEIIKNYEHADLIFYLPSDSRKNAKKLISLLKPKIVFFVKYEFWYWYINETNKNNIPIYLISGIFRKNQIFFKFYGKFFRKILKKFTHIFVQNKESEILAKQINIPNVSVTGDTRFDRVFEISQNRKKFEIIDAFTENKLTFIAGSTWKPDEDILFEFINKSDQKLKYIIAPHEVKKDNIAGILKLSKKNVIKYSEATVNSVKNADVMIIDNIGMLSSLYSYADIAYIGGGFGAGIHNTLEAAVFGVPIIFGPKYQKFDEARELIKRKAGFSIFGKDDFFQIAEKLINDLKFCELSGKNSKVYVHENVGAVDRILDLINF
- a CDS encoding TonB-dependent receptor translates to MREKKITLLIMLILFGISLKSYSQSVTGTVYDKSTGEPLPGATVMIEGTTTGTVTLLNGSFSLKVEQGKSDLRITYVGFLDYLSDLDLKAGETKDLGKLELEPDAIGITEIFIVASFAKDRKTPVAISNIDPEMIIEKLGTQEFPEILKSTPSVYATKRGGGYGDGRFNLRGFDSNNIGVLINGVPVNDMENGKVYWSNWAGLSDVTRVMQIQRGLGASKLAISSIGGTLNIITNTTDVKQGGSVYYAIGNNGYNKTGLTLSTGLTDNGWAVTVSGSRTVGDGYILGTDFEGWSYFMNVSKRLSAKQQISLTAFGAPQWHNQRNSSHLVEKYLNHPEGFKFNTNYGYRNGKIYGGDHAYNKYHKPQISLNHTVNFNSKTFLSTAIYASLAKGGGRRASGNNADYLQFNYPNGTPKDSTKLTPEGYLDYDAVADINSNSLTGSEAVISMSTNSHDWYGFLSTLNKEIENLSITAGLDGRYYRGYHYTEIDDLLGGEYFLDNLNVNRDPGTTLYKGDKISYYNLTDVMWAGIFLQAEYSVNNFSAFISAAVSNTTYKRTDYFKYYDDYTKQEIEDIKSIKYSDADSSYIQLWDQLVADEINNLGVEELSETQERDLYLANKNSFDIDHIYQVSDKVNFLGYSVKGGVNYNINKEHNVFLNGGYFTRAPFANAVFLNYSNNINSDAKPQKVLSTELGYGYRTSLISGDLTLYRTSWMDKTITRSVGQETANITGLNAVHQGIEAELRIFPTKKLDIRLMFSTGDWRWESDVDAALFDENQEFVDSLYIYSKDIHVSDAAQTTGAIGINYEVLPKLKIGADYNYYNRLFGQFDIEGRTKPELSGIDAWELPDYHLFDVNIKYDFKIGKLKTSLYGKINNVLNTEYIADASDNTLYDGVVKYGNESNSPVFFGFGRTWSLALKIRF